AAAGAAGGAATGGTTTTATGGCTCTTTGTTGCAGGGATTTATTTCAACTTAAAAATTTTTCAAAAGCAAAGTTACTTGCTGGAGAAAAGGGATTAAACCGTGAAATTTCTTGGCCTTATGTAAGAATGACAGAATCTATTTCTCAGTGGCTTTATGGTCAAGAATTGATATTTGTTATTTATACAGATATAGAAAAAGATGATAATAGTTTCTTATTATTGATAGAAGAATGTATTTATAAAAAGCTTTCCGGAATTGTAATTTTAATTGATGATAAGCATATAAATAGCATACCTGAAAATGTAATAGATAGAGCAAATGAAGCGAATTTCCCTGTTTTCATAATGCCTTGGGATGTTAAATTAATAGATATTACACAAGAAATTTTATTTAAATCAGAACAAAATCAGGAAGAAAAAAAGAATGCAAAACGATTTTTAGAATCAATTATCTTTTCGCAAGATAATTTCCAAGAAGACATATATGCTCTAGCAGAATTTTATAATATAAAATTAAGACCTTTCCACTATGTATGCATATTTAAAATGAAAAATACATCTAATATTTCCTATGATTTAGAACAAATTAGTAAGCATATAATTCATTCATTAGAAGAAGCATTAAATATAGAAAATCAAACTTTAATTCCTATGGAATACGCAAATAGCTTGATGTTTTTAATGTTTACCAATGATTATAATGAAGGTAAGAAATCATTAGAAGCTGTAGAAGCTGTGTTTAATCTTTTAAGCTCTAAATATTCAGAAGTTGAAATCAGCTTAAGTTTTAGCCGTATAAGAGAAACCACTTCTGATATAAAAATAAGTTATAAAGAAGCTTTTAAAGCCTTATCTATGATTGATATATGCCATAGAGATTCAAAAATTATTAAATATAAGGAACTAGGAATTATCAGGTGGTTAGTCGAACTTTCTAATATTAAGGAAATTCAGCAATATTGTTATGAAAACTTAGGTCCTATTTTAGAACATGATAAAAATCATGGAATGGATTTAATGGGAACCTTAAAATGTTATTTTCAAAATAACAGACATTTATTAAAAACTTCCCAAGAGCTTTTTATTCATAGAAATACATTGATTTATAGATTATCAACAATCAAGGACCTTTTAAAAATAGATTTAGATGATGCAATGATAGATTTAGAACTTTTTAATAGCATATTAATTTATGAATTCATTAATCTTCAAAATAAAAAACCCCTATGATAATACATAGGGGTTAATTTTACACTTCTAATTCCTGTTTAGTTTGTGATGTCTTATCTTTTGCAAAAGATAGTATTAAGACTCCTGCAAAAATTAATATACAGGCAACAATCTTTATAGGTGTTACCTTTTCACCCAATAATATAACTCCAAATATTACGCTTGTTATCGGTTCAAAAGTACTTATAACAGCTGCTTCACTTGCTCCAATATATTTTATCCCAACTTGTAACAATGATAGAGCAACAACTGTACATAAAAATGCAAATACTGCAGATATAATCCATGATTTAGTTGTTAGTGAATATAAAACAAGTTCATTAGTAAAAATACCATAGAAAAACATACCTATACTTGAAGCAATTGCTACATAGAATGTTATTTTAAATGGAGATTCACCTTTTAAGCCACTTTTGTCCATAAATATAATATAGAATGCATAAAATGCTCCTGAGGATACTGCTAAAATTAATCCAAGTAATGTAGATGAGTCAAAAGAAGCAGAATTTAATGATTCAACAAAGAAACATCCGATACCACACATAGCTATAACTAATGCTATAATCTTTTGACTACTTAGCTTTTCATTGAAGAATAATACACATCCAAATGTTACAAATATAGGGTAAGTGAAATGTATTGGGGTTACTATTCCTACATCTATATGAGCAAAAGCTATATTTAGCATTAATGTTGTTATTGCATTTCCTACAAAGCCTAATATTACTAAGTTTTTAAATTGATTTTTCGTTATTCTCAAATCAATTTTTAAAAATAAAACTATTAGTAATAAAAAGGGTAAACTTAAAAAGTTTCTTAAAAAAGTTAATGTTACAGGATTACTTCCTCCAGCACCATAGGTCATAGGACCTAATGTAAATGCAAAACCAAAGGTAATAGAGGATAGCATTGTTAGAACTATTCCTTTTAATTTCATAAATTTCCCTACTTCTTTCTATAAAAATTTATTTGAATGCTTCTTCAACTATTTTTAATATATTTGGAATAACATCATCTACAATTATTTTTCCTCTAGCAGCTGAAGATGATTTAGCTGATGCAAGTATTCCTGTTTCAGGAACAATATCTTTTTCTATAGGATATCTAAAGTAAGTTGCTGGACTAGCATTTTCTGTATCTAATATTTTATCTTCTCTAACAAGTTCTGGTGCAAAGTACATCATTAATGATGTTTCTGTAACAGCGGCATGCTCTAGAGCCCATCCTGGGAATGGTACTTCATCAAAAACTTTATCAATTACATCAGGTGACATCGGATCCCACCAGTTCGTAAGAAGAATTTTTACTTTGTCTCCATATTTTGAAGAACATAAGTCCATAGCTTCTACAATAAATGCTTCATTTTCAAAGTGAGCACTTAAAATAAATATTTTTGTAAATCCATCGCGAACAAATTCATCAATTATATCCATTACTAAAGCTTGTAATGTGGCTCCATTTAGATCAATAGTTCCTGGGAATAGTGGACCACCACCGCTTAATGGTTTTGATTTATATCCATATGAAAGAGTTGGTGCAACTACACCATTAATTTTTTCAGCTATACGATAAGCAAATTCTTCTGCTAATACAGCATCTACACAAGTAGGTAGATGAGGGCCATGTTGCTCTGTAGCTCCTATTGGTAGTATAATTACATCATCTTTTTTCTTAGCAAATTCTTGCCATGTCATGTTTTTCATTTTAAATTTTTCGTACATAATAATATCCCCCTTTAATTTTCAAAAATTTTTGTTATTTTTTATAACGATCTCTTTCTTCTAAAGAAGTTTCATCGCACTATTAGTATATACTTTGGAAATATTATATTACAATGTACAAAAAATACAAATAAATATCCTAAAATATGTTCTTTATGTGCACAGTCATATTAAAACATTATTGTATGGTTAGCACAATGACTATTTGTATATTTTCATGTTAAACTTTGGGTGTCGCTAATGAAATAGCTAAAAATAATATAAGGGGGATTATTAAAATGAAAGTAATACTGTTTAAAAATGCTAGATTAAAAGGAAATGAAACATTAGTTGATTTACTTGTTGAAAATGGAATATACAAAGAGATAGGAGCAAATCTTTCACAAAAATACAAAGATGTAGAGACTTATGATTTAGAAGGAAACTTAGTTGTTCCGCCTTATGTTGATCCACATATTCATTTAGATTATGTATATACAGCTCGTATGGCTGGAGCAAATAATGGAACAGGAACTCTTTTTGAAGGAATTCAAAGATGGTCTGAAACAAAATCAAATATGACAGTAGATGAAATAAAGTACAGAGCTAGAATTGCACTAAAAAAAGAAATTTTATATGGGACTCAATATCTTAGAACACATGTAGATGTAACAGATCCAAAGCTTACTTGTTTAAAAGCAATTATGGAATTAAAAGAAGAAGTAAAAGATGTAGTTGATATACAAATTATAGCATTTCCTCAAGAAGGAATGTATTCATATAAAGACGGTGATAAATTAGTAGAAGAGGCATTAAAAATGGGTGCTGATGTAGTAGGAGCTATACCTCACTTTGAGTTCACAAGAGAAATGGGAGAAAAATCTGTTAAGAAAACTGTAGAGCTTGCTATGAAATACAACAAATTAATTGATATTCACTGTGACGAAACGGATGATGAACAGTCAAGATTTCTCGAACTGTTAGCTGCTGAGGCCTATATGAATGGAATAGGAGAGCTTACAACAGCAAGCCACACTTGCGCTATGGGTTCTTACAATAATGCATATACTTTTAAACTTTTTAAACTTTTATCATTATCAAAGCTTAACTTTATATCATGCCCAACTGAAAATATTCATTTACAAGGAAGATATGATACATATCCAAAAAGAAGAGGTCTTACAAGGGTTAAAGAATTAAATGATGCCGGTATCAATGTTTGTTTTGCGCAAGACTCAATTTCAGATCCATGGTATCCATTAGGAAATGGAAACTTAATGAATATTCTTGATGCAGGAATTCATATTTGCCATATGATGTCATTTGAAGAAATTAAGAATGCACTAGACTTAATTACCGTAAATGGTGCTAAAACTCTTCATATAGAAGATAAATATGGCATATTAGAAGGTAAAGATGCTAACTTTATAGTACTAAATGCAAAAAATGAATTTGATGCAATATTAGAACGAGTTAGTGTTAATTGTTCTGTTAGAAAAGGTGAATTCTTATTTAAAAGAGATCCAGAAGTAATTAATACAAAAATCTCATTATTAAAATAATTATCATATTAAAAAGGATTAAATCATCATTGACTTAATCCTTTTTTGACTTATTATTTTTTTATATTACATTTTCAGTAAATAATGCATGTATAGAATACATTTTTCATTACATTCCTAACTCTTTAAACTCTCTACTTCCTGGCTTTACTAGTTCTAATTCTCCTGCTTTACATAAAGGACAGTTATCTGCCTCGTGCACTTCTATTTCTAATTTTATAGCACTATATATTGGCATTCCAATATCCTTGCTAGTTCTATTTGCTATACAAGCTACTCCTACAACTTCTCCACCTAATTTTTCTAAAGCTTCTTTAGTTTCTATAGTTGATTTACCAGTTGTAACAACATCTTCAGCTATTATTATCTTTGCCCCTGGTTTTACTTCAAAACCTCTTCTTAATTCCATTACTCCATCTTTTCTTTCAGTAAATACAGTTTCTTTATTTAATTGTCTTCCTAATTCATAAGAAACTATAACTCCTCCCATTGCAGGTCCTACAACTAAATCTATATCTAAATCTTTTATTTGCTCCACTACTGTACTTAATACTGCCTCTGCATATTGTGGGAATCTTAATACTTTAGCACATTGTACATATCTATTACTATGCTTTCCTGATGATAATAAAAAATGTCCTTCTAATAATGCATCACTCTTCTTTAATATATCTACTACATCTACTTTACTCATATATACTTCCTCCAAATTTTATGTTTTATATCAATTGATTTATGTATTTCTTCTTTTGTTTTTAAAATTAAATATTATAATATTCCTCTTATTTCATCTATGCTTTTTATGCCCTCTTTTAACATAAATTCTTCTATTCCATCTATTATTTCAAGCCCTATTTTAGGATTTATGAAATTTGCAGTCCCAACTTGTATACATGTTGACCCCGCCATTATGAATTCTATAGCATCTTGAGCTGTTGTTATTCCACCCATTCCCATCACAGGTATACTAACGTTTTTACAAACTTCATGTACCATTCTAAGAGCTATAGGTTTTATTGCTGGTCCTGATAGCCCAGCATATACATTCTCAAATACTGGCTTTCTTTTATGAATATCTATTGCCATCGCCTTAAATGTATTTACTAGAGATACTCCATTTGCGCCTTCTTCTTCACATACTTGGGCCATTCCTATTATGTCCTCTGCATTTGGTGAAAGCTTTATTACAAGAGGTAAGTTAGTTATGTTTCTTACTTCTCTAACTACTTCTCTTGCTACTTCATTTTTTATTCCGAACGCCATTCCCCCTGCCTTAACATTTGGACAAGATATATTTAGTTCTATCATATCTATTGGTTGATCATTTAATAATTGAACTCCTTTTATATAGTCCTCTAAAGTTCCGCCACCAACGTTTGCAATTCTTACTAAATCTAAATCTTTAAAAAATTGTAATTCATTATCTATAAATCCTTGAATTCCAGGGTTTTCAAGACCAACACTATTCATCATTCCCGATGGAGTCTCACAAACTCTCATTCCAGAATTTCCGTCCCTTTTGTTTAGTGTAAGCCCCTTGCTACTTATCCCTCCTAGCTTTTGTATATCATAAATTTCATTATATTCTTTTCCAAATCCGAATGTTCCTGATGCCATTACAAGAGGATTTTTGAAGTCTATATTTCCGAATTTAACATTTAGATTAGTCATTAAATATCACATCCTCTCCCCAGAATACAGGTCCATCCTTACAAGTTTTTTTATTTCCAAACTGTGTTTTGCAAGTACATACTAAGCATGCACCTACTCCACATGCCATATGATTTTCTAAAGATACCATTATTCTAGTCTTAGTTCCCTCTACCATCTTTACTAACTTTTCCATCATTGGCGTTGGTCCACAAGTTAATATATAATCATATTTTTCTACATCTATTATGTCTGTTACAAATTTATCTCCTATTGCTATATTTACTTCATTACAAACTTCACTATATTTTTCTTCTAATATAGCTTCATTTCTAAATCCTAAATATGCATCACAATTATCTATATTTTTAGCAACTAAGTATAGCGGTGCTACTCCAATTCCACCACCTACTAAAGCTACTTTTCCTTCTACTTTTTCATATCCATTTCCATATGGACCTTCTAATTTTATTGTGTCATTTTCTTTTAACTTACTTAGTATTTCTGTCCCTTCACCTACTACTTTATATAGGAAAGTTATACTATTTTCATCTATATCATGTATACTTATTGGTCTTGAAAGAAGCGGAAACATATCCCATGCTCTTAACATATAAAATTGACCCATTTTACCTTCAAACTTACCTTCTACTTTCATTAGATACATATCTTCTCCTACGTATCTATTCTCACAGATTTTATACATATATATTTCCCCCTATTGTCTTTTGCTAGTTAGTCTAAACTTTTATACACACTCTAACATTTTTTGTTCTAATGAAATTTGAGATTCTTTAACACCTAAAAGCTTCATTATTAGTGCCATTCTTACAAACATTCCATACTTAGCTTGTTTGAAATATACAGCTCTTTCATCAGCATCTACGTCTACATCTATCTCATTTACTCGTGGTAATGGATGCATTACTAGCATATCTTTCTGAGCTCTTTGTAATTTAGCATTATTTAATATATAGCAATCTTTTAGTCTTTCATATTCAGACTGATTTTCAAATCTTTCTCT
Above is a genomic segment from Romboutsia lituseburensis containing:
- a CDS encoding PucR family transcriptional regulator, whose translation is MALCCRDLFQLKNFSKAKLLAGEKGLNREISWPYVRMTESISQWLYGQELIFVIYTDIEKDDNSFLLLIEECIYKKLSGIVILIDDKHINSIPENVIDRANEANFPVFIMPWDVKLIDITQEILFKSEQNQEEKKNAKRFLESIIFSQDNFQEDIYALAEFYNIKLRPFHYVCIFKMKNTSNISYDLEQISKHIIHSLEEALNIENQTLIPMEYANSLMFLMFTNDYNEGKKSLEAVEAVFNLLSSKYSEVEISLSFSRIRETTSDIKISYKEAFKALSMIDICHRDSKIIKYKELGIIRWLVELSNIKEIQQYCYENLGPILEHDKNHGMDLMGTLKCYFQNNRHLLKTSQELFIHRNTLIYRLSTIKDLLKIDLDDAMIDLELFNSILIYEFINLQNKKPL
- a CDS encoding DMT family transporter — its product is MKLKGIVLTMLSSITFGFAFTLGPMTYGAGGSNPVTLTFLRNFLSLPFLLLIVLFLKIDLRITKNQFKNLVILGFVGNAITTLMLNIAFAHIDVGIVTPIHFTYPIFVTFGCVLFFNEKLSSQKIIALVIAMCGIGCFFVESLNSASFDSSTLLGLILAVSSGAFYAFYIIFMDKSGLKGESPFKITFYVAIASSIGMFFYGIFTNELVLYSLTTKSWIISAVFAFLCTVVALSLLQVGIKYIGASEAAVISTFEPITSVIFGVILLGEKVTPIKIVACILIFAGVLILSFAKDKTSQTKQELEV
- a CDS encoding creatininase, with the translated sequence MYEKFKMKNMTWQEFAKKKDDVIILPIGATEQHGPHLPTCVDAVLAEEFAYRIAEKINGVVAPTLSYGYKSKPLSGGGPLFPGTIDLNGATLQALVMDIIDEFVRDGFTKIFILSAHFENEAFIVEAMDLCSSKYGDKVKILLTNWWDPMSPDVIDKVFDEVPFPGWALEHAAVTETSLMMYFAPELVREDKILDTENASPATYFRYPIEKDIVPETGILASAKSSSAARGKIIVDDVIPNILKIVEEAFK
- the codA gene encoding cytosine deaminase; this encodes MKVILFKNARLKGNETLVDLLVENGIYKEIGANLSQKYKDVETYDLEGNLVVPPYVDPHIHLDYVYTARMAGANNGTGTLFEGIQRWSETKSNMTVDEIKYRARIALKKEILYGTQYLRTHVDVTDPKLTCLKAIMELKEEVKDVVDIQIIAFPQEGMYSYKDGDKLVEEALKMGADVVGAIPHFEFTREMGEKSVKKTVELAMKYNKLIDIHCDETDDEQSRFLELLAAEAYMNGIGELTTASHTCAMGSYNNAYTFKLFKLLSLSKLNFISCPTENIHLQGRYDTYPKRRGLTRVKELNDAGINVCFAQDSISDPWYPLGNGNLMNILDAGIHICHMMSFEEIKNALDLITVNGAKTLHIEDKYGILEGKDANFIVLNAKNEFDAILERVSVNCSVRKGEFLFKRDPEVINTKISLLK
- the pyrE gene encoding orotate phosphoribosyltransferase, whose amino-acid sequence is MSKVDVVDILKKSDALLEGHFLLSSGKHSNRYVQCAKVLRFPQYAEAVLSTVVEQIKDLDIDLVVGPAMGGVIVSYELGRQLNKETVFTERKDGVMELRRGFEVKPGAKIIIAEDVVTTGKSTIETKEALEKLGGEVVGVACIANRTSKDIGMPIYSAIKLEIEVHEADNCPLCKAGELELVKPGSREFKELGM
- a CDS encoding dihydroorotate dehydrogenase: MTNLNVKFGNIDFKNPLVMASGTFGFGKEYNEIYDIQKLGGISSKGLTLNKRDGNSGMRVCETPSGMMNSVGLENPGIQGFIDNELQFFKDLDLVRIANVGGGTLEDYIKGVQLLNDQPIDMIELNISCPNVKAGGMAFGIKNEVAREVVREVRNITNLPLVIKLSPNAEDIIGMAQVCEEEGANGVSLVNTFKAMAIDIHKRKPVFENVYAGLSGPAIKPIALRMVHEVCKNVSIPVMGMGGITTAQDAIEFIMAGSTCIQVGTANFINPKIGLEIIDGIEEFMLKEGIKSIDEIRGIL
- a CDS encoding dihydroorotate dehydrogenase electron transfer subunit; translation: MYKICENRYVGEDMYLMKVEGKFEGKMGQFYMLRAWDMFPLLSRPISIHDIDENSITFLYKVVGEGTEILSKLKENDTIKLEGPYGNGYEKVEGKVALVGGGIGVAPLYLVAKNIDNCDAYLGFRNEAILEEKYSEVCNEVNIAIGDKFVTDIIDVEKYDYILTCGPTPMMEKLVKMVEGTKTRIMVSLENHMACGVGACLVCTCKTQFGNKKTCKDGPVFWGEDVIFND